TACTCCAATAATGTCTGATGATGCATCTTTCAGCATAAAGATATatgatttctaaatgaaaaccaccaatttaagttatgaaatacaattaaaaatattcaaaaataccattgcttcttgataatcatctgagtccaactttttctcaatgtcataaactgaatccaacgatgttagtggcataacgatagagagctcggtgtgagtatcattttccatttctccgctgatacggcatactattttgtgcgttttcttccAATGTTGAGCCATGACTTCTGCCAATTCTGGAAGCTGAAATtatagcataaataataattaaagagaatcaaggtattgcggctacaattactagggtttcacaaataacagttcaatatttcactatgcaccttttcttcaatcttagtcaatctaaattccaggtcgatatgcttctgtaatattgtttgtagtatCGCCATTATATTTTCGTTTGTTGTAGGGAATGTTCCTTCGTTGGTTAAGGAAGTAGCCGCATTATTCAAAACGGTACTCGTTGTATTAAGGAGGAGTGAAAGGAcgcgctgtgttgtgctacatcgaTGA
The DNA window shown above is from Eurosta solidaginis isolate ZX-2024a chromosome 2, ASM4086904v1, whole genome shotgun sequence and carries:
- the LOC137242407 gene encoding uncharacterized protein, with product MAILQTILQKHIDLEFRLTKIEEKLPELAEVMAQHWKKTHKIVCRISGEMENDTHTELSIVMPLTSLDSVYDIEKKLDSDDYQEAMKSYIFMLKDASSDIIGVMRKLFSDNVLFNFNWDGVHGKRSLSKLKLVNSVLFDVFKLQGRIDFEDSMRRCLTLSHNWHKQRRYLSNKSSSATA